Within the Corallococcus exiguus genome, the region GTGAACAGCGCGCCGGTGGTCTTCAACGACTCCAGGCCCTGTTTGATCTCCTCGGAGATGAGGAGCGGGCCTGGCCAGCCCTTGGCTCGAAAGGCACGTGCATTCGCGATGCGAGCGGGATCGACGTGGAGATCCCGCACGGAGGAGTACTGCCCCACCTTCTCCGGGATGCCATCCTCCTCGCTCCAGAATCGCACGCGGGATGCTCGCTCGTCGATGCACTCCAGGAGCCGGGTCACGACAAGGATGCAGTACTGGTCGGGCTGGCCGGGAACCTCCACGGGTACAAGCTGCACATCCTGGGGGGCCCTTTCGAGGAAGACGTTCGCGATCCGGACGTGAACGAGAGGAACGCTGAGTCCCGCGAGCGAGAAATCGAGCGGGCGGCCTGGAACATCAATGGGAACCCGGAGCCTGGGCGGGACTGCGATGGAGCGTCCCTCCGTGAACTGCCAGGGGTCCTCCAGTTCGGCACCGTCCGGTTGTGTCGGATGGGTGAGGTGCCAACGCCCAGGTTGCTGAACGTCGTCATGAAGTTCGAAGAAGCGACGGCTCATGGGTGACTGGATTCTGAGCCAAGGGCTCCGGCAAGGCTGTCGGACCCGCCGAGTATGACCTGGTTCCACTCCCCATGCAGGGACGCAGCCAGGAGTCACGATCGATGGGCGGTCGCCGGTGGATGGTGCTGTGGTTGGGACTCCTGCCTGCAATGGACGCAATTGCATCTCCGCCGGACTCCGAGGACTCAGCAGAACAGTCGGTGTATTCGCTGACGCGGCTGGAGGTGACGACCCTGGCATTGTTGCCGCGTGCTGGCGCAGGCGCGGATGAAGGCTTCGCCCAGATCGAGCCCACGC harbors:
- a CDS encoding imm11 family protein — its product is MSRRFFELHDDVQQPGRWHLTHPTQPDGAELEDPWQFTEGRSIAVPPRLRVPIDVPGRPLDFSLAGLSVPLVHVRIANVFLERAPQDVQLVPVEVPGQPDQYCILVVTRLLECIDERASRVRFWSEEDGIPEKVGQYSSVRDLHVDPARIANARAFRAKGWPGPLLISEEIKQGLESLKTTGALFTPV